Part of the Vagococcus jeotgali genome, TTTGATGGAAATTCGAGGTATTGGAATTATTGATGTGATGAACTTGTTTGGTGCTAGTGCTGTCAAGCATCATACTCAAATTAATTTAGTGGTGAATTTAAAAGATTGGAGTACAGATAATACGTTTGACAGGTTAGGTTCTGCAACTGGATCAATTAATTTGGCTAATGTTGCTGTTCCCAAAATTAGTATTCCAGTTTCAAATGGTCGTAATGTTGCTACGATTATTGAAGTAGCTGCTATGAATTTTAGGGCACGAACTATGGGGTATGATGCCACTAAAAAATTCGAAGATAATTTATCTAAATTAATCGAACAAAATTCAGAAGAAGAAGGTGATTAATGTTGCTTGCTACAATTGATCCAACAGCGTTTCATATTTTCGGTATAGGTATTCAGTGGTATGCTATCATTATTGTAACAGGGATTGTTCTTGTTTCTTGGATGGCAACAAAAGAAGGAATGCGAGTTGGTTTACAAGAAAATGACGTGATTGATTTCATGCTTTGGGCTTTACCAATATCAATTATTGGTGCCAGACTATATTATGTTATTTTTGAATGGAGTTACTACTCACAGCATCCAAGTCAAATATTAGCTATTCGTAATGGTGGACTAGCTATTTATGGTGGTCTGATTGCTGGGGCTATTGTGTTGTATTTTTATACAAAAAATCGTTTTATTAATACATGGACTTTCCTAGATGTAGCAGCTCCTAGTGTATTGCTTGGGCAAGCTATTGGTCGTTGGGGTAATTTTATGAATCATGAAGCCTTTGGTGAAATCACAACGAAAGCTTTTTTACATAAACTACATTTACCTTCATTTATTATTAATAATATGTACATTGACGGAGCTTATCGACAACCAACGTTCTTATATGAAAGTGTCTGGAATCTAGTTGGTTTTATCATCATCATCTTATTAAGAAGGAAAAAAGATTTCTTCAAACAAGGTGAAGTAGCTCTATCATATGTGATTTGGTATTCATTTGGTCGCTTCTTTATAGAAGGGATGCGAACAGATAGCTTAATGGCCTTTGGTGGTTTGAGAGTGTCGGAATTACTATCAGCCATACTATTTGTAGCAGCTATTGTCATTTTTTGGTATAGAAGAAAAAATGATAATCTACCGTATTATAACCGTGATAAAGGTGATATAAAAAAAGCAATATAAGCTATTAAGGAAGAGGTGATGTGTCCAACAATCACCTTTTCCTTTTTTAAGCTATTATGTTAGAATACTAGTTAGTACGTATTTCTAAAGGAGACTTATTAATGAGACAAAAAATTGCTGTGCTAGGAGCAGGTTCTTGGGGAACAGCACTAGCTATGGTTTTGGTTGAAAATGGTCATCATGTTCATATTTGGGGACATCATCCAAGCCAAATTGAAGAAATAAATACTCAACATACGAATTCAAAATATTTAAAAGATATTAAGCTACCTGAAGCTTTGATTGGTGAAACGAGTTTAGAGGATTGTGTGAGGGATGCTGATGCTGTTTTATTTGTAATCCCAACGAAAGCTATGAGACAAGTGGCTAGAGATTTTGCTGAGGTTTGTCAAAATAAACCAGTTATTATCCATGCAAGTAAAGGACTTGAACAAGAAAGTTATAAACGTATCTCTGATATTTTAGAAGAAGAAATTCCAGCTAGTAAACGTGAGGGAATTGTTGTATTATCAGGGCCAAGTCATGCAGAAGAAGTTGCTGTAAAAGACGTGACGACTATTACAGCAGCATCTAGCTCACTAGCTTGTGCAGAGTATGTTCAGCATCTATTCTCAAATGCTTATTTTAGAGTGTATACTAACACTGACGTAATTGGCGTTGAGATGGGGGCGGCCTTAAAAAATATTATTGCCCTTGGTTCTGGTGCTTTAGACGGATTAGGTTTTGGTGATAATGCAAGAGCAGCGATTATGACAAGAGGATTAGCTGAGATTAGTCGTTTAGGTGTTGAAATGGGGGCAGACCCACTAACGTTTATTGGTCTAAGCGGTGTTGGAGATCTAGCAGTTACTTGTGCTAGTGAGCATTCTAGAAACTTTAAAGCAGGTTATTTACTTGGACAAGGTAGTAGCTTAGAAGATGTTCTGGATAATATGGGTATGATTGTGGAAGGTGTTTATACAACAAATGCCGCGTACGAATTAGCCAAAGAACGTGATATTGATATGCCGATTACAGAGGCTATTTATGATGTGATTTATAATGGAGAAGATATATCTACAACTATTAAAAATATTATGTTAAGAGACTACAAATCAGAATAGGAGATTAATTTAATGAGTAAAGTAAAAAAAGCAATTATACCAGCAGCAGGTCTTGGGACAAGATTTTTACCAGCAACAAAAGCAATGGCCAAAGAGATGCTACCAATTGTTGATAAACCAACAATTCAGTTTATTGTAGAAGAAGCAAGAGCTTCAGGAATTGAAGACATTTTAATTGTAACAGGAAAAGCAAAACGCCCAATTGAGGATCATTTTGATTCAAACTTAGAGCTTGAGATGAATTTAAAAGAAAAAGGTAAGACAGATCTATTACAAATGGTAGAAGAAACAACAGGCTTAAATTTACATTTTATTCGTCAATCACACCCACTAGGTTTAGGTCATGCTGTCTTACAAGCTAAATCATTTGTTGGTAATGAACCATTTGTTGTGATGCTTGGTGATGATTTAATGAGTGATGATATTCCTTTAACTAAACAATTAATTAATAATTATGATTCTATTCATGCATCAACGATTGCTGTTATGGAAGTTCCAGAAGAAGATGTTTCTAAATATGGTATTATTAATCCAGGTGAAGAAGTACAAAAAGACTTATATAATGTGAAAAATTTTGTTGAAAAGCCATCACAAAAAGATGCACCAAGTAACTTAGCTATTATCGGTCGCTATTTATTAACGCCTGAGATTTTTGAAGTGCTAGAAAAACAAAAACCAGGTGCTGGTGGTGAGATTCAGCTAACAGATGCTATTGATACACTAAACAAAACTCAACGCGTCTTTGCTCATAAATTTACGGGTATTCGCTATGATGTTGGTGATAAGTTTGGCTATATGAAAACAAGCATCGAATATGGACTAGAGCATCCACAAATCAAGGATGACTTAAAAGACTTAATTATTGAACTAGGTGCAAAATTAAGTAAAGAAGATGAAAAAAAAGCGAAAAAAGAAGTAAAAAAAGATAAATAAAAAGGTAGGAGGACTGGCTATTATAGTTAGTCCTTTATACGTTTTAAAGGAGTTCTTTATGAAAATTACTAAAGCTATTCTACATATTTTAGATAAAGATAGTAATCAGTTAATAGTATCTCAATCACCACTTGTACTAAGTGAGTTCTCAGTGAAAGAATATTTAAATTCTGTGACCAAAAGATTGGATAAAGGGGAATTTAAGTATGGTGTTTTATCAGAGAGTTCAGAAATGATGTCCTATATAAATGGACTAGATGAAGAGTTTGTTGGTCAGAGTCAACATATTGCCCAAATGGTCTTTGATAGTATGGCAATTAGTGAGGATACTCCTAGTGGGGACTTACTAGTTTGTATTCTGGAAAATGATAAACTTGAGAGATTCTTTTGTATGATTAAATTCAACTACAAACCAAGTTACACTCATATGGTTACTTATGAAGATGATATGATGCTCAATAACATCATCTTAAACAAAACTATTTTTCCTTCTACTACTCAAAAAATTGAAGAATGTGTGATTGTCAATTTAGATACTAAAGAAACTAAAATTATTGAGAAGAAATATAGCTTTGAAGGACAAAAGAGATTATTTTTTACAGAGAGACTGCTCCAAATAGACCCACCCCCAACAGTGAGTGAGAAATTAAAGATTGTCAAAAAGGCAGTGAAAGAAGTTGGTAAAAGATATAATGAAGATGAATATATTAGTATGAGTCAAACCCAGCAAGCTATTTTTGAGAGTATTGAATCAGAAGGGATTATTGATACTGAAAAAGTTGCAGAAGCTGTGTTTAAGGATAATCATGCAGCCAAAGATGAATACAGAGAAATAATCATTCAGACAAAATTCACTGAAGATATTCCAGAAAATATTCCTAAATATGAGAAAAAATATAGCAAGCAAAAATTTAAGCTAGATAACGGGATTGAATTATCTATTCCAAGTGATGTATTTAATGATCAAGATACAGTAGAATTTATAAATAATCCTGATGGGACTATATCTGTTATAATTAAAAATATTGAGGATATCATGAGTAGATTTTAACTAGTTTAGAAAATGAATAGGATGAGTCAAAAGTCATGTTACTCCGAGTAACTGAAGATAATGACCAGATAAAAAAAGGGCTGACCTTTGAGTCATCCCTTTTTTTTATCCTATTTTTACAAATGTGAACTAAAAAATTCAGCAGTATGCTCCATAATATCTGGCGTTAGTATATGTGGTTTATTCTCTCCTGTTTCATATACCATACCACGTCCAGAAGGTGTATCTTTATATTGCTTATAAAAGTCATGGCTACTTGAATAAGGGATCTTTATATCATCAGTGCCATGCCAAAAATATAAAGGTCTGCCAGCTAATGTTTCTGGTTGAGTATTTAAATCATAACGTGTTGTCCAAAATAGTATGTCTTCTAAGTCGTCTGGTACATTAACATGATACTTTCTTTTAGCTAATAATAGTCTATCAATAAACCCTTGGTAGCTTGGTGTTCCCATCAAAATACTAGCTACTTTTATTTCTGGATGTTTTGTTAATAACCCAGAAGTTGTCATGCCACCCATTGAAAAACCAGCAACACCAATTCTGTCATCTAAAATTAAATCACGTTTTAAATAATAATCAATAATTGTATCGAATTCGATTAAATTATGTTGAATACTTGACCAAAAAGCAAATGAAGGAATCATGGATTTTTTTTTCACTCGTCGTTCTCCGTGGTACATAGCATCAGGTAAGATAACACGTATTTTTTTAGCTGCTATTTTTCTAGCAGGAGTTAGCGCTAGTTCTTTTGATGTTTCCCAACCGTGGTAATAGATCACTAAAGGTAGAGCTTCATTTTTTAATTCATCAGATACGACCTCGATTGCTGGAATGTGTTCGATAGTTCGTTTCATTGTTGCTAATTTCAATCTATTCACCTCTCGTTACTTATTTATAGTAAGTATATATGGAAAATCATAAAAAATCAAAGAAAGTCGTTTATTAAATGATTTCATAAAAAAACTCTAATTAACTTGCTTGAAAGCTAGCTAATTAGAGAATTAATAGGTTAGAGCATGTCTTTAAAAACTACCGCTGCCACCGCCATGACTTGTTCCACTACCACCCATATGTGTGCTAGATCCACCGCCACCATTATTTGATGAGGGTTTTGGAACATGACGTTGAGTTACGACATCATAGACTTTTGTCGTGTTTGATTCTGTTAAGTCAAGGGAACTCATTTGCTGGTACGGATAATGATACTCGGATTTTTTAAGTAGATATTTTCTTGAAATCATGAGATACATGGCACCACCACAACCTAAGCCGAAAATAACAGCGATAGTCCATTTAGTAGGAGATAAGTATTTTACCTTAATACTTTTTCCTGTTTCTGGATCATAGGTGTATCCGTTAACTGGTCCTTTTTTAACATAATTGAAACTTTCATGAATGACATTAGATACTGCTTTTTCATAATCTCCCTCAACCATATCCGGTGTGATATGATCAATAATAGTTTGAATTCTATTATCATTTAGTATAGGAATCATATGACCTGTTGTAGAAATGTGAAATTTTCGATGTTCCATGTCGATGAGAAAGAGCATGCCATCTTTGGTATCATTAGTACCAAATGGGCCTTCATCATAAAAATTATCTGCGTAAGCTTCCCAATCCTCTCCCTTAGTATCTTCAGTAGTTACTAAGACAAAATCCATGTTAGTATCTTTAATAAAGGTATCAATTTCCTGTTGTAAGTGTTGTTTTTCAGAGGAATCAAATAAATTGGCCTCATCAAATATTCGGCTACTTTGTGCTAAGACCTGTCCTGAAAACCCTAATAAAATTAACAAACTAACAGCAAGTATGAGACAGTGCGAATATATTTTTTTCAAAATAACCAATACCCCCCTAATAGAACAATTAACATAATAATGACACCAAGAGTAAGAGATGCTCCTATTAATTTAGGTTTATTAATCGGCAGTTTACCACTCGTTTTTCCTGTCACGCCGTTCATAGCATAATAGTATGGGTTCATCTTGATTTCATGATTAGGATAAGTCACAATCCAAACAGGAAGCAATAGGTATTTGTTTGACTGATTAATTAAATTGATCTCTTTATTTTTCACATGAACACTAGTAAAACCATTAATTTGATTCTTTAATAAATTTTCAGTGTAATGAGACAATTCATTATTCACCCTTTGTTCAATCTGTGAAAACTCAAGATCACGTTTTTCTGCTTGGAATCCTGATAAAAATTTAGAATCAAAATTTGAAATATTTTCCATGGGAAATGGTTGAACTGACTCAATCATTAATTGCTTTTCGTTTTTTTGTAGGGCATTTTTAATTAAATCAAAGAACTTTGCACTACCGCCGCGACTAAGTTTATAGCGTCTAGTACGTGTATATTCAGTTTCTCCTACACGCCATATGGTTATTTTAGTACCTGTTGCTCTAATACGACCTTTAAACTGGGCATCAGTTTTCCAGTAAGGGAAATAAATACCGGTAATTTTATCGATTTGGGATGCATCGAAGAATCCTTTTGGAATAAATTTTTTCTTGTTTGTCCAATTAATAAAGGATTCTTTTGCTTGGTCTTTTGAAATAGCAAAGGGTAAAATATTATTAGGCAAAAATTCTCCTGATATTCTATCTTTTAATACAACAGGGTTATGGCAGTAATAGCAAAAAGTTGCTGCTGTAGTCTCGTCTGTTACAACCTCAGCTCCGCAGGAAGGGCAATCGTATAAATTAAATGTTTCATGACTTGTTTCTTGAATATTCTCTGCAGAAGTGACTTGCTCAGTTTCACTTAGGTCTGTTTCTGTAAAGACACTTAAACAATATTCACAGTGAAATTGTTGTTTTTCTGGATCAAATAATAAAGGCCCATCACAATTTGGACATTTATGAGATATGACACTTTCTGTCATATAACTACCTCCTTAATCTATCCTTTATAAAGGAAGTCCTTGAAATGCTTGTCCACATTCTGGACAAAATTTAGGGACCGTATCGACAATCATAATGATTTCATGACAATTAGCACATCTCATTTTTATTCCGACGCCTTGTTGAACAGGTTTTGCTTGTCCGCATTCTGAGCAAAACTTACCAGTATTTTCAGTTTGATCATTTGAACAAATCCAAATATCTGATTGAACAGGGTTAGCTTGTTGAACTTGTTCTTTCATTTGTTCATGGTTTTGTCTTGAGCTTTGGCTTAGATAATCACCAGATCCACCCATTCCCATATTGACTCCCATAAATCCTTGAACGCTACCCCCAGGGTTACTCCCAGCATCACGTAACCCTTCTGCAACAGAGCCTTGGACAAATCCTTCACGAATAGCAGCATCACCTAGCATCGCCCCTTTGTTTCGCATGTTAATTAGCTCTTTTGAATCATCCGTGTAAGAAATACTAGATACACCAACAGATACTACTTCCATACCACGTAGGTGAGTCCAGTCTTCATCTAATACACTAGACATGAATTTACTTAATTCCATACTTTTTGAGGAAATATAAGAGATTCGCTCACCAGCTTGAGACATTTGATTAATTGATGTTTGTAGAGCTGTTAAAAATTCTGATAAAAATTGATCGTTGATTTCAGAAATAGTGACACGTTGTTTATTTTTAGGTAAAACATTTGTATAAAAAAGAATGGGATCAACGATTTTAATTGAATAAGTGCCATGAGCACGTAAAAATAATTCTGCATTATAAAAATTATCAAAATAATTTAATGGTGCAGGAGTCCCAAATTTGATACCACGAATTTCTTGTAAATTGATGTAGACAACTTGTTGTCTTTGAGGAGGTAAGCCACCATATTTGAAGCGATTAAAAGATTCTGCAATGGATTCTTTTAAGCTACCACTAAACATAGATGGTGCTGATGCATTATCTACTGTGTAATAACCCTCTTCAGCAGTGTAATCAATAATTTTCCCACCATCAATTAGTAACATCATTGTATTTGGATAAACATAGACAACAGAACCATCTGAGATGAATCCTTCAGTCCCTTTTTTATTTCCTTGGCGTTTGCTATCTTTTCTAACTTGAACACCTGTAGTCATAACAATGTCATCGCTTAAATCAAATGGCTCAATGACTTCTAACCATTGATCAGCTAATCCGCCACCGATAGAATCTAAACCTGTTTTTATAAGTCCCATAAAAAGAGCTCCTTTACAAATAGTTTTGTTATTGGCTTAGTGTACCATAATAAAATATAGCTCACAATCGGCCATAAGTCTGATGATTTTTAAGCATAGAATTCGATGATACATATAGAAATAAATCATATTTTCCCTTATAATGAAGAGGATTGAATGATGGGAGGAGTGTTAATGTGAGTTATCAGGCATTGTATCGTGAGTGGCGTTCTCAGACCTTTGATGATTTGATTGGTCAAGGAATCGTAACTCAAACGTTAAAAAATGCGATCATGCAACAAAAAATATCACATGCTTACCTCTTTACAGGCCCTAGAGGAACAGGAAAGACAAGTGCCGCAAAGATTTTTTCAAAGGCAATTAATTGTTTAAACCCAGTAGACGGGGAACCTTGTAATGTGTGTCAAAACTGTATTGGTATTACAGAAGGAAGAATAAATGATGTACTAGAAATTGATGCAGCAAGTAACAATGGTGTGGAAGAGATACGCGATATTAGAGACAAAGTGAAATATGCCCCAACTCAAGTACCTTATAAAGTATATATTATTGATGAGGTACATATGCTTTCTACAGGTGCTTTTAATGCTTTGTTGAAAACACTAGAAGAGC contains:
- a CDS encoding NAD(P)H-dependent glycerol-3-phosphate dehydrogenase; its protein translation is MRQKIAVLGAGSWGTALAMVLVENGHHVHIWGHHPSQIEEINTQHTNSKYLKDIKLPEALIGETSLEDCVRDADAVLFVIPTKAMRQVARDFAEVCQNKPVIIHASKGLEQESYKRISDILEEEIPASKREGIVVLSGPSHAEEVAVKDVTTITAASSSLACAEYVQHLFSNAYFRVYTNTDVIGVEMGAALKNIIALGSGALDGLGFGDNARAAIMTRGLAEISRLGVEMGADPLTFIGLSGVGDLAVTCASEHSRNFKAGYLLGQGSSLEDVLDNMGMIVEGVYTTNAAYELAKERDIDMPITEAIYDVIYNGEDISTTIKNIMLRDYKSE
- a CDS encoding TFIIB-type zinc ribbon-containing protein gives rise to the protein MTESVISHKCPNCDGPLLFDPEKQQFHCEYCLSVFTETDLSETEQVTSAENIQETSHETFNLYDCPSCGAEVVTDETTAATFCYYCHNPVVLKDRISGEFLPNNILPFAISKDQAKESFINWTNKKKFIPKGFFDASQIDKITGIYFPYWKTDAQFKGRIRATGTKITIWRVGETEYTRTRRYKLSRGGSAKFFDLIKNALQKNEKQLMIESVQPFPMENISNFDSKFLSGFQAEKRDLEFSQIEQRVNNELSHYTENLLKNQINGFTSVHVKNKEINLINQSNKYLLLPVWIVTYPNHEIKMNPYYYAMNGVTGKTSGKLPINKPKLIGASLTLGVIIMLIVLLGGYWLF
- a CDS encoding alpha/beta fold hydrolase yields the protein MKRTIEHIPAIEVVSDELKNEALPLVIYYHGWETSKELALTPARKIAAKKIRVILPDAMYHGERRVKKKSMIPSFAFWSSIQHNLIEFDTIIDYYLKRDLILDDRIGVAGFSMGGMTTSGLLTKHPEIKVASILMGTPSYQGFIDRLLLAKRKYHVNVPDDLEDILFWTTRYDLNTQPETLAGRPLYFWHGTDDIKIPYSSSHDFYKQYKDTPSGRGMVYETGENKPHILTPDIMEHTAEFFSSHL
- a CDS encoding SPFH domain-containing protein gives rise to the protein MGLIKTGLDSIGGGLADQWLEVIEPFDLSDDIVMTTGVQVRKDSKRQGNKKGTEGFISDGSVVYVYPNTMMLLIDGGKIIDYTAEEGYYTVDNASAPSMFSGSLKESIAESFNRFKYGGLPPQRQQVVYINLQEIRGIKFGTPAPLNYFDNFYNAELFLRAHGTYSIKIVDPILFYTNVLPKNKQRVTISEINDQFLSEFLTALQTSINQMSQAGERISYISSKSMELSKFMSSVLDEDWTHLRGMEVVSVGVSSISYTDDSKELINMRNKGAMLGDAAIREGFVQGSVAEGLRDAGSNPGGSVQGFMGVNMGMGGSGDYLSQSSRQNHEQMKEQVQQANPVQSDIWICSNDQTENTGKFCSECGQAKPVQQGVGIKMRCANCHEIIMIVDTVPKFCPECGQAFQGLPL
- the lgt gene encoding prolipoprotein diacylglyceryl transferase, which produces MLATIDPTAFHIFGIGIQWYAIIIVTGIVLVSWMATKEGMRVGLQENDVIDFMLWALPISIIGARLYYVIFEWSYYSQHPSQILAIRNGGLAIYGGLIAGAIVLYFYTKNRFINTWTFLDVAAPSVLLGQAIGRWGNFMNHEAFGEITTKAFLHKLHLPSFIINNMYIDGAYRQPTFLYESVWNLVGFIIIILLRRKKDFFKQGEVALSYVIWYSFGRFFIEGMRTDSLMAFGGLRVSELLSAILFVAAIVIFWYRRKNDNLPYYNRDKGDIKKAI
- a CDS encoding TPM domain-containing protein, with translation MKKIYSHCLILAVSLLILLGFSGQVLAQSSRIFDEANLFDSSEKQHLQQEIDTFIKDTNMDFVLVTTEDTKGEDWEAYADNFYDEGPFGTNDTKDGMLFLIDMEHRKFHISTTGHMIPILNDNRIQTIIDHITPDMVEGDYEKAVSNVIHESFNYVKKGPVNGYTYDPETGKSIKVKYLSPTKWTIAVIFGLGCGGAMYLMISRKYLLKKSEYHYPYQQMSSLDLTESNTTKVYDVVTQRHVPKPSSNNGGGGSSTHMGGSGTSHGGGSGSF
- the galU gene encoding UTP--glucose-1-phosphate uridylyltransferase GalU, with product MSKVKKAIIPAAGLGTRFLPATKAMAKEMLPIVDKPTIQFIVEEARASGIEDILIVTGKAKRPIEDHFDSNLELEMNLKEKGKTDLLQMVEETTGLNLHFIRQSHPLGLGHAVLQAKSFVGNEPFVVMLGDDLMSDDIPLTKQLINNYDSIHASTIAVMEVPEEDVSKYGIINPGEEVQKDLYNVKNFVEKPSQKDAPSNLAIIGRYLLTPEIFEVLEKQKPGAGGEIQLTDAIDTLNKTQRVFAHKFTGIRYDVGDKFGYMKTSIEYGLEHPQIKDDLKDLIIELGAKLSKEDEKKAKKEVKKDK
- a CDS encoding nucleoid-associated protein, whose amino-acid sequence is MKITKAILHILDKDSNQLIVSQSPLVLSEFSVKEYLNSVTKRLDKGEFKYGVLSESSEMMSYINGLDEEFVGQSQHIAQMVFDSMAISEDTPSGDLLVCILENDKLERFFCMIKFNYKPSYTHMVTYEDDMMLNNIILNKTIFPSTTQKIEECVIVNLDTKETKIIEKKYSFEGQKRLFFTERLLQIDPPPTVSEKLKIVKKAVKEVGKRYNEDEYISMSQTQQAIFESIESEGIIDTEKVAEAVFKDNHAAKDEYREIIIQTKFTEDIPENIPKYEKKYSKQKFKLDNGIELSIPSDVFNDQDTVEFINNPDGTISVIIKNIEDIMSRF